The proteins below are encoded in one region of Sminthopsis crassicaudata isolate SCR6 chromosome 1, ASM4859323v1, whole genome shotgun sequence:
- the LOC141561861 gene encoding serine protease 57-like — MRAPGVSMLLSWVATLGQLTSSGAHKGRIAGGQEAKPHSYPFMVSIQYQGEHICGGSLIRPQWVLTAAHCEVSKEPTAFQIVLGVHSLITAEPTQQVFGVLRAVPYPLFNARADLNDIQLLKLNGSALLTRSVKTARLPRWKSSVLPGTRCWICGWGDVPGQEDPPTVLMEASVVVIARPACNSSWRGSINHDMVCTSGSEQGRFQGFCGGDSGGPLICRGKLQGVVSFSSRICGDPRYPDVYARVSTFMAWIHDVLQHY, encoded by the exons ATGAGGGCCCCTGGGGTCTCCATGCTCCTGTCCTGGGTAGCAACCCTGGGCCAGCTGACCTCCTCAG GGGCCCACAAAGGCCGAATTGCGGGGGGTCAAGAAGCAAAACCCCACTCCTACCCATTTATGGTCTCCATCCAGTACCAGGGTGAGCACATCTGCGGGGGGTCCCTCATCCGGCCCCAGTGGGTGCTCACAGCTGCCCACTGTGAGGTCTCCAA GGAGCCCACTGCCTTCCAGATAGTCCTGGGTGTCCACTCCCTGATTACTGCAGAGCCAACCCAGCAGGTGTTTGGGGTCCTTCGGGCGGTCCCTTACCCACTCTTCAATGCCCGGGCTGACCTCAACGACATACAGCTGCTCAAG CTCAACGGCAGTGCTTTGCTGACACGCTCGGTGAAGACGGCCCGCCTTCCCCGGTGGAAATCGTCAGTCCTCCCGGGCACTCGGTGCTGGATATGCGGCTGGGGAGATGTCCCCGGCCAGGAGGACCCCCCCACCGTCCTCATGGAGGCGTCGGTGGTGGTCATAGCCCGGCCGGCCTGCAACAGCTCGTGGAGGGGGAGCATCAACCACGACATGGTCTGCACCTCGGGCTCCGAGCAAGGCCGCTTCCAGGGCTTCTGCGGG GGGGACTCTGGCGGACCGCTCATCTGCCGCGGGAAGCTTCAAGGTGTAGTGTCCTTCTCATCCAGAATCTGTGGGGATCCCCGCTACCCTGATGTCTACGCCCGCGTCTCCACCTTCATGGCCTGGATCCACGATGTGCTGCAGCATTATTGA
- the LOC141561867 gene encoding serine protease 57-like — MGPGWSSRLLALSLLFPVDPLGILTLLLGQGLPSCKGTRIVGGREVKPHSRPYMASLRLKGEHHCGGVLFMAQWVLTAAHCLFNRERRLVQVVLGAHSPSNPEPTQQVFDIERFILHPDYNPLSHQNDICLMKLSRKAVLSSSVGLLKLPRAGVDPKQGTKCLVSGWGSLSDFGEPPPGLMEAEVSVLDRETCNSSWNGQVTSTMLCANSGNWKRNGFCTADSGGPLICGKQAQGIVSFSGTWCGDPKTPDVYTLVSAYIPWIQNVIHKFKYPTVTPPHPSLRYTS, encoded by the exons ATGGGGCCGGGCTGGAGCTCAAGACTGCTGGCACTGAGTCTGCTATTTCCTGTAGACCCCTTAG GTATCCTTACCCTCCTCCTCGGCCAGGGGCTCCCCAGCTGTAAGGGAACTCGCATTGTTGGGGGCCGGGAGGTCAAGCCACACTCCAGGCCTTACATGGCTTCCTTGCGCTTAAAGGGTGAACATCACTGTGGAGGAGTGCTCTTCATGGCCCAGTGGGTGTTGACAGCGGCCCACTGCCTCTTCAACAG AGAAAGAAGGCTTGTTCAGGTAGTGCTGGGTGCCCACTCCCCTAGCAACCCTGAGCCCACTCAACAGGTGTTCGACATCGAGAGATTTATTCTGCACCCGGACTATAACCCGCTGTCCCATCAGAATGATATCTGCCTGATGAAG CTAAGCCGAAAGGCTGTCCTCAGCTCCTCGGTGGGACTGCTGAAGCTGCCCAGGGCGGGTGTCGACCCCAAGCAGGGCACAAAGTGCCTGGTGTCAGGCTGGGGCTCCCTGTCTGATTTTGGGGAGCCCCCTCCGGGTCTGATGGAGGCAGAAGTGAGTGTGCTGGATCGGGAGACCTGTAACAGCTCCTGGAATGGCCAAGTGACCAGCACGATGCTTTGTGCCAACAGTGGGAACTGGAAACGCAATGGCTTCTGCACG GCCGACTCAGGAGGGCCCCTCATCTGTGGAAAACAAGCCCAGGGGATTGTCTCCTTCTCCGGCACCTGGTGTGGAGACCCCAAGACCCCAGATGTCTACACACTTGTCTCTGCCTACATCCCCTGGATCCAGAATGTGATCCACAAATTCAAATACCCCACTGTAACTCCTCCCCATCCTAGCCTCAGATATACTTCCTGA
- the FSTL3 gene encoding follistatin-related protein 3, with amino-acid sequence MPLWFLLLGVLSWLTAKAEPGQGGICWLRQGREAQCSLILRAGVSWEECCSAGNVDTAWSNYTHQGNKISLLGFLGLVNCHPCKETCDGVDCGPGKVCKMHKGRPHCACAPDCSGLSKHLQVCGSDGVTYRDECELRTIKCQGHPDLGVMYQGHCKKSCSLVVCPGTHTCVVDQTGSAHCVICRSAPCPIPSSPNQQLCGNNNVTYASSCHLRQATCFLGRSIGVRHSGNCTVSTTFAGLLAEVEDNSV; translated from the exons ATGCCGTTGTGGTTCCTGCTTCTGGGGGTGCTCTCCTGGCTGACAGCCAAAGCCGAACCTGGCCAGG GTGGCATCTGCTGGCTGCGCCAGGGCCGGGAGGCTCAGTGCAGCCTGATCCTGAGGGCAGGTGTGAGTTGGGAGGAGTGCTGCTCTGCTGGCAATGTCGATACCGCCTGGTCCAATTACACACACCAAGGCAACAAGATCAGCCTGCTGGGCTTCCTGGGCCTGGTGAACTGTCACCCCTGCAAAG AGACCTGTGATGGAGTGGACTGTGGTCCAGGCAAGGTGTGTAAGATGCACAAAGGCCGACCCCACTGCGCCTGTGCCCCGGACTGCTCGGGACTTTCTAAGCACCTGCAAGTCTGTGGCTCGGATGGAGTCACCTACAGGGACGAGTGTGAGCTGCGGACAATCAAGTGCCAGGGGCACCCAGACCTGGGCGTCATGTACCAGGGTCACTGCAAAA AGAGCTGCTCCCTCGTGGTGTGTCCAGGGACTCATACGTGTGTGGTGGACCAAACTGGCAGTGCCCACTGTGTCATCTGCCGCTCTGCCCCCTGCCCTATTCCCTCGAGCCCCAACCAGCAGCTCTGTGGGAACAACAACGTGACTTATGCGTCTTCCTGCCACCTGCGTCAGGCCACCTGCTTCTTGGGCAGATCCATCGGCGTCCGGCACTCTGGGAATTGCACAG TCAGCACCACGTTTGCTGGGCTTTTGGCGGAGGTGGAAGATAACTCCGTGTGA